One window of the Sulfitobacter alexandrii genome contains the following:
- the lysA gene encoding diaminopimelate decarboxylase, whose amino-acid sequence MDHFLYRDGALYAEDVAVADIAAEVGTPFYVYSTATLLRHFHLFDEALEGMDHLVCYAMKANSNQAVLRTLAQAGAGMDVVSGGEYRRARAAGVPGDRIVFSGVGKTEEEIRTALQGGIRQFNVESEPELAVLNASARALGVTAPITIRVNPDVDAKTHAKIATGKSENKFGIPIARAREVYRMAADMPGLEIVGIDVHIGSQLTDLAPFEAAYRKVAELTETLRADGHDIRRLDLGGGLGIPYERTNADPPLPSDYGALIKRTLGHLGCEIEIEPGRLIAGNAGLMVSAVIYVKSGEGRDFLILDGAMNDLIRPAMYDAYHDIVPVTEPAAGIDRAPIDIVGPVCESGDTFAKQRMMPPLAAGDLVAFRSAGAYGAVMSSEYNSRPLIPEILVKGDQFAVIRRRPTFDELINRDTIPEWL is encoded by the coding sequence ATGGACCATTTTCTCTACCGTGACGGCGCGCTCTACGCCGAGGACGTCGCCGTGGCCGACATCGCGGCGGAGGTGGGCACGCCGTTCTACGTCTACTCCACCGCGACGCTGCTGCGCCATTTCCACCTGTTCGACGAGGCGCTGGAGGGCATGGACCACCTCGTCTGCTACGCGATGAAGGCCAATTCGAACCAGGCGGTGCTGCGCACGCTGGCGCAGGCGGGGGCGGGCATGGATGTCGTCTCCGGCGGCGAGTACCGCAGGGCCAGGGCGGCGGGGGTGCCGGGGGACCGCATCGTGTTCTCCGGCGTCGGCAAGACCGAAGAGGAAATCCGCACCGCGCTGCAAGGCGGCATCCGGCAATTCAACGTGGAATCGGAGCCCGAGCTGGCAGTGCTGAACGCCAGCGCGCGGGCCCTAGGCGTGACGGCGCCGATCACGATCCGGGTCAACCCGGACGTGGATGCCAAGACCCACGCCAAGATCGCCACCGGCAAGTCCGAGAACAAGTTCGGGATTCCGATCGCCCGCGCCCGCGAGGTCTATCGCATGGCCGCCGACATGCCGGGGCTCGAGATCGTGGGCATCGACGTGCACATCGGCTCGCAGCTGACCGACCTCGCGCCGTTCGAGGCGGCCTATCGCAAGGTGGCGGAACTGACCGAAACCCTGCGCGCCGACGGCCACGACATCCGCCGGCTGGACCTCGGCGGGGGGCTTGGCATCCCGTACGAACGGACCAATGCCGATCCGCCCCTGCCGTCGGACTACGGCGCGCTGATCAAGCGGACCCTTGGGCATCTCGGTTGCGAGATCGAGATCGAACCGGGGCGGCTGATCGCCGGCAACGCGGGCCTGATGGTCAGCGCGGTGATCTACGTCAAGTCGGGCGAAGGGCGCGATTTCCTCATTCTGGACGGGGCGATGAACGATCTGATCCGGCCCGCGATGTACGATGCCTACCACGACATCGTGCCGGTGACGGAGCCCGCGGCGGGCATCGACCGCGCCCCGATCGACATCGTGGGACCGGTCTGCGAATCCGGTGACACCTTTGCCAAGCAGCGCATGATGCCGCCGCTGGCCGCCGGTGACCTTGTCGCCTTCCGTTCGGCGGGCGCATATGGCGCGGTAATGAGCAGCGAGTACAATTCGCGACCCCTTATCCCGGAAATTCTGGTCAAGGGGGATCAATTCGCGGTTATCCGCCGACGCCCGACCTTTGACGAACTGATAAATCGCGATACCATCCCCGAATGGTTGTGA